From the genome of Blautia pseudococcoides, one region includes:
- a CDS encoding glycoside hydrolase family 3 C-terminal domain-containing protein produces MKRDVKAIVKQMTLEEKAGMCSGKDFWHLKSVERLGIPEVMVSDGPHGLRKQDKEADHLGANESIKAVCFPTACATACSFDRELLETLGETLGEECQAENLSVILGPAVNIKRSPLCGRNFEYFSEDPYLASQMAAAHIKGVQSKNVGTSIKHFAANNQEHRRMSCSSEIDERTFREIYLAAFETAVKESRPDTVMCSYNKINGTFASEDHRLLTEILRDEWGFEGYVMSDWGAVNDRVKGLEAGLDLEMPASGGHTDAEIVEAVRSGELKEEVLDTAVERILNIIFKFTDNRQPGNLNMEEDHKLAGKIARESMVLLKNDGILPLKENGQKIAFIGKFAEKPRFQGGGSSHINSFKVTGALEAVKKYADVSYAQGYDVKEDKADEAMLAEAAAAAENADVAVIFAGLPDAFESEGYDREHMRMPECQNRLIAEIVKVQPNTVVVLHNGSPVEMPWADDVRGILESYLCGQAVGEAQVDLLFGRANPCGKLAETIPYKLSDNPSYLNFPGDGKTVEYREGVFVGYRYYDTKELPVRYPFGYGLSYTTFAYSDLKLSAKEMKDTDRLTVSLKVKNTGDMAGREIVQLYVADKTGVVSRPVKELKNFAKVELEPGQEKTVTMELDKRSFAWYNTEISDWYAATGTYEILVGSSSRDIHLRDAVQLVSTTEIPVKIHMNTTVAELLAEPEAKEIMSGLLKTMMENIGAGDDGESAASEAISPEMSLKMMENSPLRTFRSFAGVSTREIQELIEKLQAAVDGK; encoded by the coding sequence ATGAAGCGGGATGTAAAAGCAATTGTAAAACAAATGACTCTGGAAGAGAAGGCAGGTATGTGTTCCGGTAAGGATTTCTGGCATTTGAAAAGTGTGGAACGGCTGGGGATCCCTGAGGTAATGGTCAGCGACGGACCTCACGGGCTTAGAAAACAGGATAAGGAAGCAGACCATCTGGGTGCAAATGAGAGTATCAAAGCGGTATGTTTTCCTACTGCCTGTGCTACCGCCTGCTCTTTTGACAGAGAGCTGCTGGAAACTTTGGGGGAGACACTTGGGGAGGAATGCCAGGCGGAAAATCTGTCGGTGATCTTAGGGCCGGCAGTGAATATTAAGCGGTCACCTCTGTGCGGACGAAATTTTGAGTATTTTTCCGAAGACCCGTACCTGGCTTCTCAGATGGCTGCGGCACATATAAAGGGTGTGCAGTCTAAAAACGTGGGAACTTCTATCAAACATTTTGCCGCAAATAATCAGGAACACAGGAGAATGTCCTGTTCCTCTGAAATTGACGAGAGGACGTTCCGGGAGATTTATCTGGCTGCATTTGAAACAGCAGTCAAGGAGAGCAGACCGGATACGGTAATGTGTTCTTATAATAAGATCAACGGGACCTTTGCGTCTGAGGATCACAGGCTGCTCACGGAGATCCTGAGAGACGAGTGGGGATTTGAAGGATATGTTATGTCTGACTGGGGCGCAGTCAATGACAGGGTAAAAGGACTGGAAGCGGGGCTTGACCTGGAGATGCCGGCAAGCGGCGGGCATACGGACGCGGAGATTGTGGAAGCTGTGAGATCCGGTGAGCTTAAGGAAGAGGTTCTGGATACTGCAGTTGAAAGAATTCTGAATATTATCTTTAAATTCACGGATAACCGCCAGCCCGGAAACTTAAACATGGAGGAAGATCATAAACTGGCTGGAAAGATTGCCAGGGAATCCATGGTGCTGCTGAAAAATGACGGAATCCTGCCGCTTAAAGAGAATGGTCAGAAGATTGCATTTATCGGTAAATTTGCAGAGAAGCCCAGGTTCCAGGGGGGCGGAAGTTCACATATTAACTCGTTTAAGGTGACCGGCGCGCTGGAGGCTGTGAAGAAATATGCGGATGTGTCCTATGCCCAGGGATATGATGTGAAAGAGGACAAGGCAGATGAAGCCATGCTTGCAGAGGCTGCTGCGGCAGCAGAGAATGCGGATGTAGCTGTGATATTTGCAGGGCTTCCCGATGCATTTGAATCGGAGGGGTATGACAGGGAGCATATGAGAATGCCGGAATGCCAGAACAGACTGATCGCTGAGATTGTAAAGGTACAGCCCAATACCGTGGTGGTCCTCCACAATGGTTCTCCTGTGGAAATGCCTTGGGCGGATGATGTGAGGGGCATCCTGGAATCTTACCTGTGCGGACAGGCCGTGGGAGAGGCCCAGGTGGATCTTCTCTTCGGCAGGGCAAATCCGTGCGGTAAGCTGGCAGAGACCATTCCGTATAAACTGTCTGATAATCCTTCCTACCTGAATTTCCCCGGAGATGGGAAGACCGTGGAGTACAGGGAAGGCGTATTTGTTGGGTACCGCTATTATGATACAAAGGAACTGCCTGTTCGCTATCCTTTTGGTTATGGCCTGAGTTATACTACCTTTGCCTACAGTGATCTGAAGCTCTCCGCAAAAGAAATGAAGGATACGGACAGGCTGACCGTTTCCCTTAAAGTTAAAAATACGGGGGACATGGCAGGCAGGGAAATTGTGCAGCTCTATGTGGCGGATAAGACAGGGGTTGTAAGCAGACCGGTGAAAGAACTGAAGAATTTTGCCAAAGTGGAGCTGGAACCGGGCCAGGAAAAGACAGTTACAATGGAGCTGGATAAGAGAAGTTTTGCGTGGTATAATACAGAAATTTCAGACTGGTATGCAGCTACAGGGACATATGAGATCCTTGTGGGAAGTTCATCCAGGGACATCCATTTAAGAGATGCGGTACAGCTTGTCTCCACAACAGAAATTCCTGTAAAAATCCATATGAATACCACAGTCGCAGAACTGTTGGCAGAGCCTGAAGCGAAAGAGATCATGAGCGGGCTGTTGAAAACCATGATGGAAAATATTGGGGCGGGAGATGATGGGGAAAGTGCGGCCAGTGAAGCTATTTCTCCGGAAATGTCTCTTAAAATGATGGAGAACTCACCGCTTAGGACATTCAGAAGTTTTGCGGGAGTCAGCACACGGGAAATACAGGAACTTATAGAAAAGCTCCAGGCAGCAGTGGACGGGAAATAA
- a CDS encoding Gfo/Idh/MocA family protein, whose amino-acid sequence MFRWGIMGGGFISSQFARGLEEAADMQVEVLASRSGRNDYGIKAKKYCCSYEELVNDKDVDAVYVGTIHPQHLSCVKACLEAGKPVLCEKPVTMNARELEEILHLARENQTFFMEAMWTRFIPAMRGLRKEIQAGVYGKVHNMHFTFGGPAKPETRRLFEAGLGGGALLDVGVYGVSVAQYLLGEAPDVIHAWSEKNEETVDLNTCIQMTYPCGCLADMVFSINRKVDNRAVIITDKAELEIPYFWRPNTVYLFEPNEDFRTDTLKEKRVVEVAGNGYHYEALEVQKMLKEGRTESPVMPWEESLQIMKELDEIRRICGIRYPQDAE is encoded by the coding sequence ATGTTTCGATGGGGAATTATGGGCGGCGGTTTTATATCATCCCAGTTTGCCAGGGGGCTGGAGGAAGCGGCGGATATGCAGGTGGAAGTGCTGGCTTCCAGGTCCGGAAGGAATGATTACGGGATAAAGGCAAAGAAATACTGTTGTTCTTATGAAGAGCTGGTAAATGATAAAGATGTGGATGCAGTGTATGTAGGGACGATCCACCCTCAGCATCTTTCCTGTGTAAAGGCCTGCCTGGAGGCAGGGAAACCTGTATTGTGCGAGAAGCCGGTGACTATGAACGCCAGGGAGCTGGAAGAGATCCTTCATTTGGCCAGGGAGAACCAAACCTTTTTTATGGAGGCTATGTGGACCAGGTTTATTCCTGCCATGCGGGGGCTTAGAAAGGAAATACAGGCTGGTGTGTACGGAAAAGTACATAATATGCATTTTACATTTGGCGGGCCTGCCAAACCGGAGACAAGGCGTTTGTTTGAGGCAGGGCTTGGGGGTGGAGCACTTCTTGATGTGGGGGTCTACGGTGTGAGTGTTGCACAGTATCTTCTGGGAGAGGCGCCGGATGTAATACATGCATGGTCTGAAAAAAATGAGGAGACAGTGGATTTAAATACATGCATTCAGATGACTTATCCATGTGGATGCCTGGCGGATATGGTATTTTCCATCAATAGAAAAGTGGACAACAGGGCAGTGATCATCACGGATAAGGCAGAGCTAGAAATACCGTATTTCTGGCGTCCGAATACTGTATATTTGTTTGAGCCAAATGAAGATTTCCGTACAGATACACTGAAGGAAAAAAGAGTTGTGGAAGTGGCGGGAAACGGATATCATTATGAGGCCTTGGAAGTACAGAAGATGCTTAAGGAGGGCAGGACAGAGAGTCCGGTTATGCCCTGGGAAGAGAGTCTTCAGATCATGAAAGAACTGGATGAGATCAGAAGGATCTGCGGAATCCGTTATCCGCAGGACGCTGAGTGA
- a CDS encoding lactonase family protein produces MRSEGSAESVIRRTLSDKRRGRRSKMSKERQEFLIGTYTETVIFGDGSRFIGNGQGIYWADIDMVSGKIRLKQIIEGIKNPSYVCADKAGKRIYAVSELEEYEGHKSGAVSVYEVGEDGSVKLLDRKASMGTNPCHLYLDETEGILYISNYGSGSACAYRIGQDGCLKEPAMVIRHHGHSIDEERQEGPHVHSIHPCRFAEGVLVCDLGLDKISRCVVREQDGQWLFTEEESWMTKPGYGPRMLVYHPVLPIFYVVQEMGNRVLVYEYGNGTPQQVQDVSSLVTEDGGNFNTAAEIRIHSSGTRLYVSNRGADCITVYDVDGAGRIAPNGSIPSGGKTPRCFAAAENAESGNTFLVIANQDSDQLLSVKHTDCHMAEAEDELQVGSPVCVWLL; encoded by the coding sequence ATGAGATCAGAAGGATCTGCGGAATCCGTTATCCGCAGGACGCTGAGTGACAAGAGAAGAGGGAGAAGAAGCAAGATGTCAAAGGAGAGACAGGAATTTTTGATCGGCACGTATACGGAGACCGTCATATTTGGTGACGGAAGCCGTTTTATTGGTAACGGGCAGGGAATATATTGGGCAGATATAGATATGGTATCCGGTAAAATAAGGCTGAAACAAATCATAGAGGGGATAAAAAACCCCTCTTATGTCTGTGCAGATAAGGCCGGAAAAAGAATCTATGCGGTGAGTGAACTGGAGGAATATGAAGGGCATAAAAGCGGCGCTGTGAGTGTCTATGAGGTGGGGGAGGATGGTTCAGTGAAGCTGCTGGACAGGAAAGCTTCCATGGGAACAAATCCGTGTCATCTGTATCTGGATGAGACAGAGGGGATATTGTACATCAGTAATTATGGAAGCGGTTCAGCCTGTGCGTACAGAATCGGTCAGGATGGGTGTTTAAAGGAGCCGGCCATGGTGATCCGGCATCACGGGCATTCCATTGATGAGGAACGGCAGGAAGGGCCGCATGTGCATTCTATTCATCCATGCCGGTTTGCCGAAGGGGTGCTGGTTTGTGATCTGGGACTGGATAAGATCAGCCGTTGTGTGGTCAGAGAGCAGGATGGCCAGTGGCTTTTCACAGAGGAAGAAAGCTGGATGACAAAGCCCGGATATGGTCCGAGGATGTTGGTTTATCATCCGGTTCTGCCTATATTCTATGTGGTGCAGGAGATGGGGAACAGGGTTCTTGTATATGAGTATGGAAATGGCACACCGCAGCAGGTACAGGATGTTTCCAGTCTTGTGACGGAAGACGGAGGGAATTTTAATACGGCTGCCGAAATACGGATTCATTCCTCGGGGACAAGGCTTTATGTTTCCAATAGAGGCGCTGACTGTATTACGGTATATGATGTGGACGGAGCAGGAAGGATTGCGCCAAACGGCAGTATACCTTCCGGTGGGAAGACGCCCCGGTGCTTTGCTGCGGCTGAAAATGCAGAGTCAGGGAATACATTTCTGGTGATCGCAAACCAGGATTCTGATCAGCTTCTATCTGT